From Micromonospora nigra, one genomic window encodes:
- a CDS encoding cell division protein FtsK, giving the protein MTSPHDDNRFDWHAAERDLTNPINPTNPTAGPDAEVVDLDAARAARTPDPDDDQADAGPLLVDSPDAQKSPRFTLSAVRAGQRRPILPAWLCSRAELVDVMRWAVGHLLHTTAYHATRLPKYGGKLALRAPAGAARLMSGATRWVFDWEGEQLRQSTSQTRDGDLYLKLSRQRDRRVRWRGIVATFTLAITLAGGVAVALAPPWARWAVLALLVTLCGMLGQPADKPLLDTAVVIPRVARLTSDVVVRALAVLGISGITQAIAKQGHRAIAFTAPITRDGPGWRADIDLPPGVTAGDVIERRDRLAAGLTRPLGCVWPEGQPEVHPGRLLLWVGDQDMAATPPKPWPLLKASGGFDLGRPVPFGTDPRGRVISIDLLYTNLLIGSIPGYGKTAATQVPMLAAALDPYAELWCFDFKGTGGLDPLEKVSARYASGQDDDTAEEGLIALRELRKECQRRAAVIKGLPKAVCPDNKVTPDLARRKKLGLHWLVVALDEVQELFSHPEFGKEAGELAEKIIKLGRALGVILVVATQRPDAKSLPTGVSANAGTRFCLRVMGQIENDMILGTSAYKNGIRATMFAKKDKGVGYLVGAADDAQIVRTFYVDGPTAEKITDRARALREAAGTLTGHAIGQATPTPAVRRDTLLDDILTVVPATEPKVWAETLTERLAELNPEAYGDLTRDQLTAALKPYGVTTGQVWGTDPTTGKGANRRGIDRADIAGAVAERHKRRGDKAA; this is encoded by the coding sequence ATGACGTCCCCCCACGACGACAACCGTTTCGACTGGCACGCCGCCGAACGCGACCTCACCAACCCCATCAACCCCACCAACCCCACCGCCGGCCCGGATGCCGAGGTGGTCGACCTCGACGCGGCCCGCGCCGCCCGCACCCCCGACCCCGACGACGACCAGGCCGACGCCGGCCCGCTGCTGGTCGACTCGCCGGACGCGCAGAAGTCACCGCGGTTTACCCTGTCGGCTGTCCGCGCAGGTCAGCGTCGGCCGATCCTGCCCGCGTGGCTGTGCTCGCGTGCCGAGCTGGTCGACGTGATGCGGTGGGCGGTGGGGCATCTGCTGCACACCACCGCCTATCACGCCACCCGCCTACCGAAGTACGGCGGGAAACTCGCCCTGCGTGCCCCTGCTGGTGCGGCCCGGCTCATGTCGGGTGCGACCCGGTGGGTGTTCGACTGGGAAGGTGAACAGTTGCGGCAGTCGACCTCCCAGACCCGCGACGGTGACCTCTACCTGAAGCTGTCCCGGCAGCGTGACCGGCGCGTCCGCTGGCGGGGCATCGTCGCCACCTTCACCCTCGCCATCACCCTCGCCGGTGGTGTCGCGGTGGCCCTCGCGCCGCCGTGGGCACGCTGGGCCGTCCTGGCCCTGCTGGTCACCCTGTGCGGGATGCTCGGCCAGCCGGCCGACAAGCCGCTACTCGACACCGCCGTGGTCATCCCCCGCGTTGCCCGACTCACCTCGGATGTGGTGGTGCGGGCCCTGGCCGTGCTCGGCATCTCCGGCATCACCCAAGCCATCGCCAAGCAGGGACACCGCGCGATCGCCTTCACCGCCCCGATCACCCGCGACGGCCCTGGCTGGCGGGCCGACATCGACCTGCCGCCCGGCGTCACGGCTGGGGATGTGATCGAGCGGCGTGACCGGCTCGCCGCCGGCCTCACCCGCCCCCTCGGCTGCGTCTGGCCCGAAGGACAACCCGAGGTGCACCCCGGCCGCCTGCTGTTGTGGGTGGGGGATCAGGACATGGCCGCCACCCCACCGAAGCCGTGGCCGCTGCTCAAGGCGTCCGGCGGGTTCGACCTCGGCAGGCCGGTGCCGTTCGGCACCGACCCGCGCGGCCGGGTCATCTCCATCGACCTGCTCTACACGAACCTGCTGATCGGGTCGATTCCCGGCTACGGCAAGACCGCCGCCACCCAGGTCCCCATGCTCGCGGCAGCCCTCGACCCGTACGCTGAGTTGTGGTGCTTCGACTTCAAGGGCACCGGCGGACTCGACCCCCTCGAAAAGGTGTCGGCCCGGTACGCGTCCGGGCAGGACGACGACACCGCCGAAGAGGGCCTGATCGCGCTGCGGGAGCTGCGCAAGGAATGCCAGCGCCGCGCCGCCGTCATCAAGGGCCTACCCAAGGCCGTGTGCCCGGACAACAAGGTCACCCCCGACCTCGCCCGCCGTAAGAAGTTGGGCCTGCACTGGCTGGTCGTCGCCCTGGACGAGGTGCAGGAACTGTTCAGTCATCCGGAGTTCGGCAAGGAAGCCGGCGAGCTGGCCGAGAAAATCATCAAGCTCGGCCGCGCCCTGGGCGTCATCCTCGTCGTGGCCACCCAGCGGCCCGACGCCAAGAGCCTCCCCACCGGCGTGAGCGCGAATGCGGGGACGCGGTTCTGCCTGCGGGTCATGGGTCAGATCGAAAACGACATGATCCTCGGCACCTCGGCGTACAAGAACGGCATCCGGGCGACCATGTTCGCCAAGAAGGACAAGGGTGTGGGCTACCTCGTCGGCGCGGCCGACGACGCGCAGATCGTGCGCACCTTCTACGTCGATGGTCCGACTGCTGAGAAGATCACCGACCGGGCGCGAGCCCTGCGTGAGGCGGCCGGGACGCTGACCGGGCACGCGATCGGGCAGGCCACGCCGACCCCGGCCGTACGCCGGGACACGCTGTTGGACGACATCCTCACCGTGGTCCCGGCGACGGAGCCGAAGGTGTGGGCCGAAACCCTCACCGAGCGGCTCGCCGAGTTGAACCCGGAGGCGTACGGGGACCTGACCCGCGACCAACTGACGGCGGCCCTCAAGCCGTACGGGGTCACCACGGGGCAGGTGTGGGGCACCGACCCGACCACCGGCAAGGGCGCGAACCGGCGCGGCATCGACCGGGCCGACATCGCCGGGGCGGTTGCGGAGCGTCACAAGCGGCGCGGAGACAAAGCCGCCTAA
- a CDS encoding DUF3307 domain-containing protein yields the protein MFADPTGAHAATFAAVFATLYVAHQVADHWVQTQRQADCKGQPGWAGRIACAAHVATYTLTALITLATMVLATGLRLDPWGVGVGLTVSAVSHYVADRRTPLQRIAAALGSARFYALGAPRPGRDDNPSLGTGAYALDQSWHIGWLFVAALFCAA from the coding sequence ATGTTCGCAGATCCGACCGGCGCACACGCCGCCACGTTCGCCGCCGTGTTCGCCACCCTCTACGTCGCCCATCAGGTCGCTGACCACTGGGTGCAGACCCAGCGGCAGGCCGACTGCAAGGGCCAGCCCGGATGGGCCGGGCGTATCGCGTGCGCCGCCCACGTCGCCACCTACACCCTCACCGCCCTGATCACCCTCGCCACGATGGTGCTGGCGACCGGGCTACGCCTCGACCCGTGGGGCGTCGGGGTCGGCCTGACGGTGTCGGCGGTGTCGCACTACGTCGCTGACCGGCGTACCCCGCTCCAGCGCATCGCTGCTGCTCTCGGTTCGGCACGCTTCTACGCCCTCGGCGCACCCCGGCCCGGCCGCGACGACAACCCGTCCCTTGGCACCGGCGCCTACGCCCTGGACCAGTCGTGGCACATCGGCTGGCTGTTCGTCGCCGCCCTGTTCTGCGCGGCCTGA
- a CDS encoding ABC transporter permease has protein sequence MTAPTLSAYPKPVEELVPAARDLAAQLGTLPSRNRIKKELRVGGPKADAILAELTRTPHPTPAPPADPEPDPNPGPAADPAEPAPPASVDAGPVVDLPPTADDTLPLVSAQPAPVVDLGTNITPRPARRAVAWPVILLALPAFVAIWSGWVGLGGLTGFGIVHPLPGIADGFSINTAITLPIGVETYGAYALYVWLSGRVPDRARRFAKWSALGSLAVGALGQVAYHLLVAAGVTSAPWWITTAVACLPVAVLGMGAALAHLVRENA, from the coding sequence ATGACTGCCCCCACGCTGTCGGCGTATCCGAAGCCGGTAGAGGAACTCGTGCCCGCCGCCCGCGACCTGGCCGCGCAGCTCGGCACGCTGCCGTCCCGTAACCGCATCAAGAAGGAACTGCGGGTGGGCGGCCCGAAGGCCGACGCGATCCTCGCCGAACTGACCCGCACCCCACACCCCACCCCCGCACCGCCGGCCGACCCCGAACCCGACCCCAACCCCGGCCCGGCAGCGGACCCGGCCGAGCCTGCCCCGCCCGCCTCGGTCGACGCCGGCCCGGTGGTGGACCTGCCGCCGACCGCCGACGACACTCTGCCGCTGGTGTCGGCGCAGCCTGCACCCGTCGTAGACCTGGGCACCAACATCACGCCCCGGCCCGCCCGCCGCGCTGTCGCGTGGCCGGTGATCCTGCTGGCGCTGCCCGCGTTCGTCGCGATCTGGTCGGGGTGGGTCGGACTCGGTGGACTCACCGGGTTCGGCATCGTGCACCCGCTGCCCGGTATCGCTGACGGATTCAGCATCAACACCGCGATCACCCTGCCCATCGGTGTCGAAACCTACGGCGCGTACGCGCTGTACGTGTGGCTGTCCGGGCGGGTACCGGACCGGGCACGCCGGTTCGCGAAGTGGTCGGCCCTGGGTTCCCTCGCCGTCGGCGCGCTCGGCCAGGTCGCCTACCACCTGCTCGTCGCCGCCGGGGTCACCTCGGCCCCGTGGTGGATCACCACCGCCGTGGCCTGCCTCCCGGTCGCGGTACTCGGCATGGGAGCCGCCCTCGCTCACCTCGTGCGGGAGAACGCCTGA
- a CDS encoding RRQRL motif-containing zinc-binding protein: MSRIRAAYYDPDGSRYGIPTFWWRGAPAGYATRRQLRAAGLRPGGQPVAAQILWRGIGGTRAAYLYRLDLARPKRTATPAQRRAIAAALLARRTCPTCRLVRPYFIPRSLGECLDCSPS; this comes from the coding sequence ATGTCGCGTATCCGCGCCGCCTACTACGACCCGGACGGGTCGCGGTACGGCATTCCGACCTTCTGGTGGCGCGGCGCACCCGCCGGCTACGCCACCCGCCGTCAACTACGCGCCGCCGGCCTGCGCCCCGGTGGCCAACCTGTCGCCGCCCAGATCCTCTGGCGCGGTATCGGCGGCACCCGCGCCGCCTACCTGTACCGGCTGGATCTGGCCCGGCCGAAGCGCACCGCCACCCCCGCGCAGCGGCGTGCGATCGCCGCGGCGTTGCTGGCCCGCCGCACCTGCCCGACCTGCCGGCTGGTGCGGCCCTACTTCATCCCGCGCTCGCTCGGCGAGTGCCTCGACTGTTCCCCCTCGTGA
- a CDS encoding DUF6284 family protein, giving the protein MRKHLAPVTAEPTAADLAAIEAEWPLIAAELDVLDAEIILLYAEDHGGPTVLDWRRLRRAESRVTRAAADLADRTTGPDRVA; this is encoded by the coding sequence GTGCGGAAGCACCTCGCCCCTGTCACCGCCGAGCCGACCGCCGCTGACCTGGCTGCGATCGAGGCGGAGTGGCCGTTGATCGCGGCCGAGCTGGACGTACTCGATGCCGAAATCATCCTGCTCTACGCCGAGGATCACGGCGGCCCGACGGTGCTGGACTGGCGTCGGTTGCGTCGGGCTGAGTCCCGCGTGACCCGCGCCGCCGCCGACCTGGCCGACCGCACCACCGGCCCCGACCGCGTCGCCTGA